In Pagrus major chromosome 23, Pma_NU_1.0, the genomic window acttagttacattccaccactgctggtGAAGTGTTCATTGTGTTGACAGTGCTGCTCATTCATCAATCACAATCTGTTTTCTGTCCACCAGCAGCACGTATGAATCTGTGCAGATGGACAGCTATCTGTAGAGCCTAAACAATCACTGCACACACTGAGCTGTCACTGGTAACTGTGACCCAGACAGTGTATATTAAAGCTCTCCACCCATCCTGCTAATGATGCAGACAGCAGACTGTCAACCAGGACCCTCTATGAATCAGCTGAAAAGCGGCGATCAGTCGCACTGACAGCTTTTGTACTGACGGATTTACTGCCCTGCCACCCAGAGCTCTATATCTAGCTAATTAtcatattatttaattcataaaaCGGGATTAATCACTCACTGAGCCAAGATTCAAGCGACTCCCCTTCCTGGTACGCCATAGCACTAAAAACATCGCGTGATGTCACCAGCGTGCGCGTaagcgtaaaaaaaaaagtgttccgaattattttgagaaaaaaacaaaaaaaaacctacacacGGTATTTACtattgtaaaaaaacacaatttaatttaGTGTTGAAATTAAAAGTGCTGAATGAAACGCTTATTTCgaattttgctttttttccccaaaggCATCTGCAGGGGCTACTCTTCTGGGGTCCTGACTGACAGTCACAttttcaagatggctgcctCCATCTCAGGATTATTAAAACCTTGGACACCAAGGTAATTATTATCTTTATGAAGACACACATTATTAACATGCGGTGTTAGCTGTCTGTTACATCGGACTGTGCTAGGGGTGCATTTTTGTTCAACTCAGAATCAAACTATTAACTTAATTTACGTGGTTGCAAAGCGAACTAGCTCTAACGCTAAACACCAGCCAACATGAATACCCAGTCACATTAGCAAGGCTGCAAAAACCACGTTTTTTTCATTACTAATCCGCTACCGTCATTAGTGTCgatctttttaaaatcagccCAATTGATAATATACGttataaagtgttttaaaattATGACATTGTCACACCACGTTTATTTAATCGTTCAATCTATAAAGCGcccaaaaacagtaaaaaactTTCCAAAGCTCAAAAGGATATCTTcagattttcttgttttgttcgaCCAAAGCCCTGCTattcattttacaaaaatataaaacgGAGAAAAAACAGCAACGGAGACCAAGATTTATTGGCAAAAAAGTATCTGTTGATAAactaatatatttaattttttttggatTTGCCAAAATTAAATGAGTTATGGATGAATTTGACGATTATTTTATCCAGAAATCCCCTGAATAATTTCCCAATCAAATAACTAATAATTTGctcttaaaaatgtcagaaaatgttaaaaatggcCATCAAAATGCCTATTCTGTTTAGGGAACCGTCCACacgtcaaataaatgtaatttaatgatttaaaaaaatgaggacttttttatttatttattttacaaatttGGCAATTCATAGCCCGTGGGTCTTTAAATCAAAAACTCATGtcatgtgtcttttgtttgcAGAGTGTTCCTGGTGAGATGGAAGAGATACAACCCTTACTATCTGGAGCCAGAGGTCAGAAAGGAGGCCTACAGTAGACCAGAGGCAGAGCTGAGTtctgaggagcaggagcagcggGAGCTCAAAGCACACCGACCCATCAAGGCTGCCACCAGTGGAGTTACCAGCTCTCTTTTTGATGACCCAGTCCTCAGGTAGAACACACACCCCAGCTCACTGCAGGAAGATGTCAGTTGTTTAGTAAAAGCTGTCCATCTGAGAGCTTGTGTCAGGTGATCacttttgtctttgcttttcaGTAAATTTGTCAACATGATGATGAAAGATGGAAACAAGGTGCTGGCTAGAGAGATCATGGCACAGGTAAAAAAAAGCGACCCCTGTTCTCAAGCTTGAAGATGTGCTGTTGGCCCAATATGAATGaccacattttttctttctgctttcaGACCCTGGAGAACATAAAGAGGAAACAGGTGGAGAAATACCACAAAGCTCCAGAAGGGAAGAAGGAAGACATCGAGTGTAACCCCTACTTTATTTTCCACCAGGCTATGGAGAACTGTAAGCCTGTTGTTGGGCTGGCCAGCATACAGAAAGGTGGAAAGTTCTACCAGGTCAGTGATGAGGCAGAACAATAATATTTTGCTCTTGTTCTTGtgccaaaaaaacataaacataaagtcTAATTATATTCTGTTTGATCTCCAAGGTGCCCATCCCTCTCACGGACAACCGACGCCGCTTCCTCGCCATGAAATGGATGATCACAGAGTGCAGGGACAacaaacacagacgcacacacatgtATGAAAAACTTTCCCAGGAACTCTTGGCAGCGTCAGTCAAGGAGGGCAACGTCATCAAGAAGAAGCATGAGCTGCACAAGATGGCCGAAGCCAATAGAGCGTACGCTCACTACCGCTGGTGGTAGAAAGAAACCGCTCAGGACTGAAATGCTGTCATTGCAAGTGTTCCTTCAGACTCACAGACTGGACAGACGTGTTGGCCACAGGTCAATTCagtgacatgttttttgttttgttttttttgctcaaCGTCCTATTGTAAATAAGTGAATGCCATGAAAATCCTATGGTGAAAGGACtacaatgtaaaatgtgttgtaGGACAACAGTGAAATATGAAAGGGTAACATGGATTTTTTGTattgtatggaagcccatttccaccaatgtgatggatgtgatttTTCAAGTCATTAAATGAGAAACTATCTCAACATAATAAgttttctcaaaataatgactttgtaTTTGAAAAAGATTTAGTTAGTATGTCAATGTTAGTAATAATGACTGGTGGTActgatatatttatattatttataagATGCTAAGTTATTATTTAGAGAAAGCTTCAATTTGTTTTGAGATATGAACTCATTTTGGAGAGTATCATTATAGGGACAGACAGGATCTTTTCATCACATTGGTGGGAATGGGCTTCCATATTGTTGACAAACTGCATTCTGTTCAATAAACAGTCGTGTACAATTGTATTGTTAATTCACATCCAATAAACACATAATACTGGGTTATTCAAAAATGTCCAAGATTTATTAGAACAAATAAATCTGCATTAAATGCACAACCCAACCATAGAAAATGGAATTGAGTAATGTAAAATgcaacagtgtaataaatatataaaaatatatcgCAGTCTTTCGTTGTTGTGTCAGGGCTGTAGCCAGGGTTTAGAAATGAGTGAGGTCCAgaattaaatttttttgtttttatggaaCTTTTATCTGTAAATATCTGTTTAGACTCTTGTCTTATTCTTTAgtgaaaaaaatccacagtcaGATCCTACCAATCTGTCAATTTCATCTCCACTTCCATCAGCACTTAAATTCAATAAGCACCCAATTTCTATCTAATGAAATTCTGAGCGCTACTGATGAagattcatttattgtttatgtttgaaccttgtaagtgtgtgtgtgtgagtgttttgtaGGTGTACTGTGAGCAGGACAGGGAATGCAAACAGCtttataaatatgaaataatttcTGACATGGCTCTTGTTTTAGTTCTCCTCTCCGAGCTACACCTATACTGTACATTCTTCTCCTGTGTCAAAGGGGAAATGGAATTACAGACCAGTCACCATGATATTATGTTAGCAATTAACCTCTTATGCAAACCACACATATGTCCAAGGTTGACGTGTACCAGACGTGGCatatcatgttttcattacatGCTTATTAGTatactttcacatcaggagctGGAGGGTACAGGGCGACATTTGATCTTCATGGGACTTTCCTCTGTTCTGAAGGAGGAAACTGCTCTGATTTATCAACCTACCAAACAGATGAAGTGTAAAACTATGAGGATGTGAAGAGACGACAAAGCatgaggaagaaaacaaacaaaaagcatcacatgttttcttttagaTTGACGTCATTGATTGATGTAATTTTTTAGGTATGAGGAAAGGTTGCGTTGAACACAGTCAGGCTTGAGTTGTCTCACTTCTCACAGAAAATCAAGAGATGTGACAGCTCACTTAAATACATGCAGACTGAAAGAGATGTACTTCCAAACTCTTCTTATTTTGTCAGGAGCAGTTTGCATCTATGCACAAAGTAAGTACAGCTTTCTTTTGCATCTAAAACAGTAACGAAAATGACACATTCATGAGTTTATTTGTCAATCTTTTGATGATTGTGTTGTCACTGAATTGATGTATGGATCGTTTCATTTTCCCAGGAAGTCATGAACTTTGTCACATCTTTGGATGCTTTGAATCAAGCGATACTCAACTCAGTGTGACTGTGGATGGTGATGAGGTCTACTATGCAGACTTTAAAAAGGGGCTTCTAGTTTGGGAAAGCAGACTTGCCACAGTCCTGCATATTTCTTGGGTTTATCAATATGCATTATATTACAGATCTATATGCAAAAGTTTGATGCTGACATGGAAACCAGACAAGTCAGCGACAGCAAAGACCAAAGGTGAGAGATACTCAACACGTTGATGTTAACCTTTGACAAAGAAACTAACCATttaccagtttttttttaaaataaaaatgatgatatagAATATATACTTATGTGTAATTGTATCTGTCAGAGGCACCAGAAATCATGATCTACCCCAGAGATGAAGTGataaaagaggaggagaacacTCTCATCTGCTTCATCAACCATTTCTTCCCTCCTACCATCAACATTAAGTGGACCAAGAATGACCAAGAAATAACAGTGGAAGATCCTTTCTATAAGTGCTTACCCAATTCTGATGggatgttttatgttttctccACCCTGAACTTTGTCCCGAAGCAAGGAGACATCTACAGCTGCACTGTGGAACACGAGTCACTGAGGATGCCTCAGACCAAGTTTTGGGGTGAGAACAAAGAAGCTTAATGCTTTGTAGTATTTTAATATTCTCTCTGTCTGATAGAAATGTAGGAATCAATCCTGAAATCATTTTAAGATTTGTGTTTGGAATGGTACTACCAGATTCACTCCTACCTGGAGAACCACCTGACTACAGGGGAAAAAATTACCTGCATGGTGGAACACCTCTCCCTCTTTGAACCAGCGCTTCATGTCTGGGGTTGGTGTGCCACTGTGATGCAAACTGTATGTAGGATAAGAATATTTCAGATGTATAAATGATCTTTTTCCTCACACTTTCAGACCCCTCCCCTCCTGCAGCAGAACGGATTAAAATAGTTGTGGGACTGTGTGGTCTGATGATTGGTTTTGTCATTGTGAGCTCTGGATTCATCTACTACAAGAGAAAGTCTGCTGCATACTTCACTCAATACCAAGGTGAAGACATAAGACACTTTAAAGTTAATTgattataaatgtaattaaatgtagTTGTGTTATACATTTGCCACTGTGATAAataattgttctttttcttgttttaacagGACAAGTGTCGATTCCTGTGGAACAACTTCCTGGAGCCGATTCAACCTAGCAGTGCGATGACTGCCTGAATATGACACTGAAAAATTATAGTGGAAAGGCACAATTCTATGTCTCTCAAATTTTGGTTCAGTTTTTCTTGTCATACTTATTATTGGGTTATGGGTCGGACTTTGCAGCATATGCATAAAAGCCACTAGAGCACCTATACATGTTTTTTAGTAGCTTAAACCAGATAACGTGCAGTATGTTCAAAGAACGGGGCTATTTTATTTCCGCCTGCAGTGTGGTGGTGGCCAGTAGCCAGTGGATGCAGCTACTGGCAGCATTAGCAATAAGATGTATGGAAATAGGGAAACTGACATGTATTCATTGTCTTATGCCAACTGTCCTAAATGTATGAACGCAATCAAATTTTTTGGAAAATGGAATCTGTTTATTTGACAGGTTATTTTTACATGTTCTCCCCAGTGAGGGAGTATTAGGTCAGACATCCAGGTCATAGAGAACCAATATGAACTAAGTGTAGTAACATGCACATCTTTAATTTCCCTAACTTTCTTTCTGTagctgttttacagtttaagaATGTTGTATAATGTTACTTACCAGTCTTCATTCCTCTGGAACATCTCCTGTGTTTTCAAACGGAAAATACAATGCTGTACACCTATTCAACTGGCAGCCCATGGGCCGACCACAGTCCTCTAACAACCTCAATCCAGCCCTTCAACCATTTTTATGACTAGGGTAGTTTCATTCATTAGTTCTGTCTgtaatttgtacaaaaataattttatttcaataaaaagtTTTAACCTTGGCTGGTTAAGCAGAGGGAATTTAGaagaatcaaactgacaacctacTTCTAAGATTAAAATGGGGCAACCTTTTTGTcctatggaagccctgaggggcaagtgaaatttttttttttatttctggtgatccattttctaagtctgaactaaatcattttctctcctgtgtttatgacttgcgATCTGGAGGGAAAAGAAGGTTTTGCCAGCATAATCTTACTaagttccttcattttttttttggccacctgtgaaaaagttgttttttttcatgtgtgaaactgagtgaatttttttcacaagaacattttcttttcatgtgtgaaaagactaagaaaatggatcaccagggaaaaaaaattctcagttgcccctcagggcttccttttttcctgtacttttatAGAGTAGTCTTTTCAATTGTGAAAACAACAAGCAAAGCAagagaataaattaaaagtagattgtttaacacatttaaattctgaGCTCCAGAGGTCAGACATAGGGAATGTAGAAGTCCAGTTTCTTGCaattcacttttctttttttttcttcaaatctgGCCCTTAAAAAAAGTATACTGAGATGATTTCCTCAGttagttattgttattattagttattatttgGAGAAAGCTTCACTTTATTTTGAGAGTTTCTCATTTTAATGACTAACAGGATAATTTCCTTTGAGCACGTTGGTGGAAATGAGCTTCCATACTATTGACAAATTGCATTCAGTTCAAAAAGCACATAGCAAATACTGTATTGTTATTTCACATCCAATAAACACATAATACCAAATTAATGAAAACGTCCAAGATTTATTAGAACAAATAAATCTGCATTAAATGTACAACCCAACCATAAAAAAATGGAATTGagtgatgtaaaaatgttgcaacagtgtaataaaatatataaacatatattgCAGTCAGTCAGTATTGTGTCCTTTAGGGACTATTAGTGTCTACAGCATTCAAACTTGGTTACTCCTTATCTAACTCTTTAAGATCAGTttcaatttaattatttatcaacTTGCTTTGAATGTGGTGACAAGTAATAAAGCTTGCCACAAATCTTTAAACACAACTAGAGATCCTCACAGTGGCTGGGCTTTCATTCCAAACACTGAGGATTCTGTCTCTGAACTGATCAAAGCTGATTTGTCTGACTGCTCTGCAAGCGAAATTTTATATTGGGATTAACTTATTTACATATCATCACAGgtgcagcttttaaaacataACGACAGAGATGTTATATTTTCACCACATTTGTCCTAcgtttgtgtctgtctgattCCAAGGCACAGCTTTGGCTGAAGACCATAAAGCCGTCACTGAGTATCAACAAAGGTCACAGCAGATGCAAACTTAAAACTAAGCTCAGATAGTGTTTGTTGCCCGTGCAGGTGGGAGTCTAATTCAAAAGGTAAAATACTCATTTACTGGCTTTATACTCATAACTGAcctgcatatacagtatgtgagaggaggaaaaatacCAGCAGTGGCTG contains:
- the mrps7 gene encoding small ribosomal subunit protein uS7m; the encoded protein is MAASISGLLKPWTPRVFLVRWKRYNPYYLEPEVRKEAYSRPEAELSSEEQEQRELKAHRPIKAATSGVTSSLFDDPVLSKFVNMMMKDGNKVLAREIMAQTLENIKRKQVEKYHKAPEGKKEDIECNPYFIFHQAMENCKPVVGLASIQKGGKFYQVPIPLTDNRRRFLAMKWMITECRDNKHRRTHMYEKLSQELLAASVKEGNVIKKKHELHKMAEANRAYAHYRWW
- the LOC141019950 gene encoding H-2 class II histocompatibility antigen, A-Q alpha chain-like, which encodes MTGGSHELCHIFGCFESSDTQLSVTVDGDEVYYADFKKGLLVWESRLATVLHISWVYQYALYYRSICKSLMLTWKPDKSATAKTKEAPEIMIYPRDEVIKEEENTLICFINHFFPPTINIKWTKNDQEITVEDPFYKCLPNSDGMFYVFSTLNFVPKQGDIYSCTVEHESLRMPQTKFWDPSPPAAERIKIVVGLCGLMIGFVIVSSGFIYYKRKSAAYFTQYQGQVSIPVEQLPGADST